The Acinetobacter chinensis genomic sequence CAGCAGGCGATTTATAAACTCAAAGGTGAAGCAGATATTCTGGCGATTGCTTACCAGGCCGGGGTGACCTGTGTGCAGATCATGCATGTCCGCAACGGTAAAATGCTGGGTGGGAAAAGCTATTTTCCAGATATGCAGGGTGATGATCTGGGGCAGATGCTGTCTGACTTTATGGCAAACTTTTATTTTCAGGTGGCAGACGAAGTTCCTGCAGAGCTGATCGTCAATACTGAGCTGCCCGACCGTAAAGAGCTTGAGCAGGCGATGCATCAGCAGTTTGAAAAGAAAATTCAGATTAAACACAGTGTTCGTGAGACCCGTGCTGAATGGCTGGAACTCGCGGAAATGAATGTTCAGCATGCCATAAAAGGAAAACTTGCCAATCATCTGGAACTGAATGAGCGTTTTCATCAGCTTGAAGAAATCTGTGGGCGTCCGATAGACCGGATTGAATGCTTTGATATTTCCCATACCATGGGTGAGGCGACCATTGCTTCCTGCGTAGTGTTTGATGCAGGGGGAGCGCGTAAGCGTGATTACCGACAGTTTGCCATCGAAGATATTACCGGTGGTGATGACTATGCAGCCATGCGTCAGGCACTGACCCGACGTTATAAAAAAGCCATGTTGCCGGATCTGTTGCTGATTGATGGGGGTAAGGGGCAGTTGCATATGGCAATGGAAGTCATGCAGGAACTTGGACTGGATGCATATATGGTCGGTGTATCGAAAGGTGAGGGGCGGAAGCCTGGACTGGAAACCCTGCATTTTACCGATGGCACAAAAATTCAGTTGCCTGAAGATCATAAAGCCCTGCATCTGATTCAGCAGGTGCGGGATGAAGCACACCGTTTTGCCATTACCCGACATCGTGCAAAGCGTGACAAACGCCGAGGTGGTTCTGTGCTTGAAGCAATTCCAGGACTGGGTCCTAAACGCCGTCGTGATTTGCTGACGCATTTCGGTGGAATTCAGGGGGTGCTGAAAGCATCCGAAAATGATCTGAAACTGGTTCCTGGGCTGGGAGATGTTATGGCGAGAACCATTTATAAAGTACTGCACGAGTGAGGCGAGATGGGTTTCTGGGGCAACGCATTTGCATAAATGCTCACTGACGCATGAGTCATTGATCATTCACATCAGCGCAAAAACAGGCAAGGATAGCAACAGTCAAAATGAAGGATGCCCCACATGTCACTCAGTCAGGTCTTTAAAGCGCTTGAGCAGAATGAATGGATTGATATACCCAAAGGATGGTTACAGGGACGAACCATTTATGGTGGACTGGTTGCCAGCATGATGATGCATAAGGCGGTTGTCACCATTGCCGATCCTGGAAAACGTTTACTCAGTACCAGTGTGACTTTTGTTGGACCTGTGCAGGAAAGCCAGGCACGTGTCACGGCTGAAATTTTGAGGCAGGGAAAGTCAGTAACCACCATAGAAGTACGGTTATGGCAGGATGATGCCGTTCAGAGTATTCTGATCGCCAGTTTTGGAGCACAGCGTGAATCTGCGATACAGGTACATCAGGAACGGGCGGCTCCAGATTATGCTGCGCCTGAAACACTGAGCATGTTACCCCGACATGCCGCAATGCCTCAGTGTTATGAACAGTTCGATGTGGGCTGGGCTGAGGGACGTTTTCCCTGTACAGGCAGTGAAAAACCTGACTTTGGTGGCTGGTTCCGCTTCAATCCTGAAAAACATGAAAACAGGGTGTTTACCGAAGCTGACCTGCTGGCACTGATGGATATCTGGCCGCCTGGTGTACTGCCGATGTTTAAAACATTGTCTCCCGCCAGTTCACTGACCTGGCATGTGACCTGCGTTCATCCTGTTCAGCATCAGTTGCTGGACTGGTTTAAATATAAAGTATTTACAGACTTTGCATCTGATGGTTATGCAACCGAATATGCCCATCTCTGGGATGCTGAAAACAGACTGATTGCGATTTCAAGACAGACGGTTACGGTGTTTGCCTAGTGACACTGTAGGTCATTTCGTATAAAGTGAAGCCTGTAAACGGTGGATAAATCTTCAAAAATCAGTATGCATTCAAATTCGTGCATTTAAAGGAACGCTGGCGGTGTCTATGACAACAGGTCAAATCCTGAATATTCCCAATATCCTGACTCTGGCGCGGATCGTACTGATTCCTGTGTTTCTGCTGGTGGCGTACTGGCCGCCTGCAATCGGGATTCACGGTCATGATGGCAGTATGTCCCGTCATATTATTCTGACCGCTATTTTTGTTGTGGCAGCAGTCACAGACTGGTTTGATGGTTATCTTGCCAGAACACTGAATCAGACTTCAGCATTCGGACGTTTTTTAGATCCTGTTGCCGATAAACTGATGGTGGCAGCGGCTTTGATTGTACTGGTACAGTGGCAGCCTTCAATTTCCATGGCTTTTGCCGCGATTGTGATTATTTCACGTGAAATTACAGTTTCAGCTTTGCGTGAGTGGATGGCAGAACTGGGCGCCAGAACCAATGTGGCTGTGTCTACGGTCGGAAAATACAAAACCGCTTTTCAGATGATTGCGATTACGGTTTTCCTGCTCAACTGGAAACCCCTGGAAATGCTGGCGTATGGTTTACTCTATACCGCCGTCATACTGACTTTATGGTCGATGTTTATTTATTTAAAAGCTGCATGGCCGTATCTGAAACAGCCCTGAGTGTTTAAGAGTATTAAAAGCCTTTCATCTGAAAGGCTTGTTTTATGGCTGAAACTTACAGTCAGCAGGGAATAACAGCATCTAACTGTGCGTTTCTTCCTCGGCCTCCTCACCAAAAGTCCGTGCAATTTTGTCAATGTTCAGGCTTTTTGCCATCGCATCAAAAATTTCCTTATAGGCACCATCCTGATGATAAAGCTGCTGATGCTCACCATGTTCGGCAATATGTCCATCCTGCATGACATAGGTATAGTCTGCATCAATAATCTGCGACAGGCTGTGCGACACAATAATAACTGTCCGCCCCTGTTTGATTTCATCCAGGCTCTGCTTGATCTGCTCTGCGGCAATGGCATCCAGGCTGGCAGTCGGTTCATCCAGGAAAATAACGGGTGGATTTTTCAGGAACATACGGGCAAGAGCAATACGCTGCTGTTGACCGCCTGAAAGCATCAAAGCATCGGCTTCATAAGTCTGAGGCAGTTTCATGATCTGTTCATGAATGGAGGCTTTTTTTGCCGCGGTCATGACATCTTCAATGCTTGCATCTGTTTTGCCATAGCGGATATTTTCAAACACTGAACCCTGGAAAATATGATTTTTCTGCAGTACCAGTCCAATGTGTTCACGCAGATAGGCGGTATCAATCTGCTGCAGATCCACACCATCCATACTGATACTGCCTGAGGAGGGCGTATAGAACTTATCAAGCATACTGATCAGGGTTGATTTTCCTGCACCGGACAGACCCACCAGGGCGGTAATTTTATTGGGCTGAATACTCATGTTGATGTTGTGCAGCGCCTGATGCCCATTGGGATAGCTGAAACAGACATTTTTCAGTTCAAAGTGCCCATGCACAGGTGGTTTCAGTGCTCCACTGACCTCAATTTCGTCATCGGCTTCCAGAATTTTGAAATAGCCTTCAGCGTAAATCATGGCATTGTTCACTTCATCATAAATACGGTGCAGGGAACGGATCGGTGCAGAGACATTGTTGAACAGCAGTACATGATACATGATCATCCCGATACTCATCTGTCCATCCAGCACGAAATATGCGGTCAGAATAATTACAAAGACCACGCCCGCCTGTTCCAGGAAAGTTTTAATACCATCATAGAAAAAACCGGTTTTTTGCGCACTGAGCTGGTTCTGAGTCAGCGATTTCTGCAGTGCCAGCTGACGGGCAGACTCATCTGCTTCACGGTTGAATGATTTAATGACCGTGATGGAGTTGATGATGGTATGAATGCCCTGATTTTTCTTTTCAAATACATCACGGATGGCGCGGCGTTTGGTCAGCAGTTTCTGTGATTCTTTAAACGTGATCCAGAAATAGATCGGGACAATAATGGTTGCGATCAGACCGACCCAGACATTGGCGAAATACATCAGTCCCAGAGCAATGATGGCGCTGGTGAATAAAGGCAGGATATCAATAAAGAAGATCTGAATTAAGCGGGTTAAGTGGCTGATACCCCGATCAATACGGGTCTGTAATTTGCCAGACTGATGGTCTTCCTGTTCAAAGAAACTCAGACGATACCGGATAAATTTTTCAATCATGTTCTGGGCAAGACTTTGCGACACCATTAAGCGCAGTTTTCCCCCCAGCAGGCTCTGACTGAAATTAATCACGGTATTCAGTATTTCTTTAGCCAGCAGAACCACCGTGATGGTGATAATGATGTGCCAGCCCTGTGTCAGCCCCTGTCCTTGCTGCAACAGACTGTTGATGCTGTCCACCGCATATTTCAGAGTCAGTGCGTTGACCTGCGCCAGCAGGGAACCGATCAGGGTCAGTGTCAGAGTCAGAATCACCAGTCCACGATAGGGGCGGACAAAGGGACGGATTTTCTGAAAAAGTTGCCACAGATTCATAAGACTTTGTTTTTATTGTTCAGATATCAGCAGTCTATGCCCATCCAGCCTGTGTCACAAGCGCATACAATGTTTTGAATTGTGAAGATGGTGAGTGGCTGTATAAATCACTAAAATGTCTGTGTAGATGAATAATTTTGAATGGAGTGTGACGACATGAATCTGGAACTGTTCACTCCCGAAGCTCAGGAAAATTTATTGCCCTGTGATGGTCAGGTGCAGGACTATGGTTTGATTCTGGATGCTCAGCAAAGTCAGCAGTATCTGAACTTTTTTTTACAGCAGCTGGCATGGCAGCAGGACGAAGTATATCTGCATGGTCAGTACTATCGGACAGAGCGTAAAGTCGTATGGTATGGCGATGAACATTATCAGTATCACTATTCAGGCATGGCGAAACAGGCACATGTATGGAACCCAGGGCTGTACAGACTGAAACAGCATATTGAAAAGCTGACGGGTCATGTCTATAACTCATGTCTGGCAAATCTATATGAAAACGGCACGCAGGGCGTAGGCTGGCACAGTGATGATGAACCCTCACTGGTTTCACCTGACAACCATGAAGTGGTGATTGCGTCATTCAGCCTGGGTGCGACCCGAAAGTTCAGATTTCAGCATAAATGGAAAGCTGAAAAAGTGGATATGCAGTTGCAAAGTGGACAGCTGATTGTGATGCGGGGACAGACACAGCGCTACTGGAAGCACTGCCTGGCAAAATCAACCCGGGTGACTGAACCACGGGTCAATCTGACTTTTCGCTGTTTTCATTCACAGATTTAAGCCTGGCAGACCAGTTCAGAGTGGATAAAGCCGCTCGTCAAACTGTTCCAGTTCAGGGAAAACAAGTGGCTCTAACTGTTCCAGCTGCTGCAGGTGTTGCTGGTAGTCCATAATCATCTGTTTACGGGCATCCTCTGAAATATAAGGCACATGATAGGCAATAAACGGGGGCAGAACTTCAAAGCCCACATAAGCCAGTGTGCCACGCTGTACAGGAGTTAAAATATGATCCATAGAGCCATGAATGGCACCATCACCAAACATATGGTCACGTCCACCCAGTGTAAAGCAGAGCATGGCTTTTTTACCAAGCATCCCGCCGTGATTGTAAAAACGCTTTCCACCATAGAAAATCCCGGAAACAAAAACACGGTCAATCCAGCCTTTTAAAATGGCAGGGACAGACATCCAGTACATAGGAAAATTTAGAATCACAAGATCCGCTCTCTGAACCTTTTCAACCTCGGTCTGAATATCCTGTGTCAATGCATGATTTTTGCAGGCATGGCGCTGTTCCAGTGCATAGTTCAGATAATCAGAGTTGCCGTGTGCTGTAAAGTCTTCTCTGGATGCGACAGGGTTAAACCCCATTTCATATAAATCAGAAATTTCAACCTGGTGACCCAGTCGCTGTAATTCTTCCACGGCGGTGTTTTTCAGGGCGTGGGTAAAAGACTGTGGCTCGGGGTGGGCATGTACAATCAGAATATTCATCCAGGATTCCTTTTTATTCTGTGATCTTGTTGATCTGGCGTATTGATAATGGACGCTATGCCGTGATTATTGATGAACAGAATGTATTTGCCAATGTACAGCGTTTGAGAAAGCACTGTCTTAAATGTAAATCAGAGTAACTGATGCGTTTCGACAGCGCATAAAAAAGCCCATGATTTTGAACATGAGCTTTTTTACCTCTGAGGATACTGTTTTCGCAAAAGCAATATCATCTTCTATGGATCTACTGAAGAACAGAATCATAGTATGAGAATTTTGTGAGTTATACAAGTTGAAATTGCAACAGATTATTGCTCATTATCACTTTTGCTGATGCTGTAGGTATGTCCCGGTAACTGATGTGTTTCAGACAGGGAAATAAAGCGTTTTTCAATCTGAGCAGCATTATCTTTGAGTATTTCAATCAGTTTATCTGTATTGATAAACTCAAAACGGTTTTTGGAGGCAAGTACTGTCAGGGCAAGAGGAGCTTCCTTGCTTGAAAATTTTACAGGGACAGACAGACCGGAAACATTTGGATCGAGTTCCCCGCGGGAAAGGTAGTATCCCTGTTTTTTGATCTTTTTCATGTGCTGTACGAAAGCATCTTCATCCTGAGCAAAACCTACATTTTTCAGTTCAGTTGCAAAACGCTGGTAATAGTCATGAATTTTCTGTTTAGGCAGATGCGCCATAATCACTTTGGGTGAAGACCCCATAAATACAGGGCGGGGGCATCCACGTCCATAGGACAGCAGACTGACGTCTTTAAAAACTTCGTGATGAATATCAATACAGTAGTCAGTATTCAGATGGGTCAGTAAACAGCATAACTCTGTTTTTTCAGAAATTTCCTGCATAAATGGAATACTGATCTGAACCAGTGGATCTGTCGTTCTGGAAATATAGTCCATGACAGCAATCTTGGGTCCAAGGGTGTAGTCTCCAGAAGTTCCGCTCAGGCGCTGTAAAATATCTGCAGAGACGAGTTCTTTCAGATAGCGGTAACTGGTCGGTTTGGATAACCCCAGTTCCTCACTGATGGTATCCACATTAATAATCGGACGGGATACAGAGAATAAATCCAGTACAGTGAGAATTTTTCCAAAACTCGAAAGTGCCATATGAACCCTGATTGATCTGAAAGAGAAAAATAAAAAAAAGAATAATTACTTTATAACAAAATGCGGGACATCATGCAGAGCTTTTCTTGTAATCACGCTGTATTTGTCGGCATTTAAGTGGCTGAATCCATAGTGTAATAAGAACTGAGCTTTGAAAACTGTCGAAGTTTTCATTAAATATTGATATTAATATCACATAGAGATACTTGTATTGACTTTTTATCTGTTTTTTGAAAAAATAAATAAATCAAATATCCAATGATGAATTTTAATTCAATTTAAATTGAATTAAGTCCTGGGAAGTGCCTGGCAGGCATTTTCTGACTGATTTTTTTCCCTCCAGTGTGAATGTCGAAATTTCTACTGACATCATGTGCAAATGCAGATGATGTCTCTTTGTCGTCGGCGCTAAAAGAAAATATGAATCACTGGATCTGTTGTCAAACCCTGTGAGCAGAGCGTATTTATGCTTTTATATAAACAGATTCTTGCATTCCGTCCCAATAAAATGGACTGGATTTTTGCGACCAAAACGTTTATTGCGGGCATGCTGTCTCTGTATTTTGCCTTTATTCTGAACCTGAGTTATCCCATCTGGGCGATTGGTACGGTCTTCGTGATTGCCAGTCCTTATTCAGGAATGACGGCATCCAAGAGTATTTACCGTTTGCTGGGAACATTATTCGGGGCTGTTTTTGCCGTAGCGGTTACACCGCTGTTTATCAATATGCCCATGCTGTTGATTCTGATTCTGGCGATCTGGGTCGGATTCTGTCTGTATGTGTCTCTGCTG encodes the following:
- the uvrC gene encoding excinuclease ABC subunit UvrC, with protein sequence MNENARENIEKILASMTTLPGVYKMLGKEGELLYVGKAKNLKNRVSSYFVKTIEHPKTQALVARIYNIETLVVRSETEALLLEQNLIKLHRPPYNIMLRDDKSYVYIFVSADKPYPRIASGRGKGKHQVGKFFGPYPSAYNARDTLLVLQKLFNVRQCENSYFSQRKRPCLQYQIKRCTAPCVGLISPEAYNEDVQNSIRFLNGDTRELNQELIQKMEEAAEKLEFEKAVFYRDRMALLRDVQSQQAIYKLKGEADILAIAYQAGVTCVQIMHVRNGKMLGGKSYFPDMQGDDLGQMLSDFMANFYFQVADEVPAELIVNTELPDRKELEQAMHQQFEKKIQIKHSVRETRAEWLELAEMNVQHAIKGKLANHLELNERFHQLEEICGRPIDRIECFDISHTMGEATIASCVVFDAGGARKRDYRQFAIEDITGGDDYAAMRQALTRRYKKAMLPDLLLIDGGKGQLHMAMEVMQELGLDAYMVGVSKGEGRKPGLETLHFTDGTKIQLPEDHKALHLIQQVRDEAHRFAITRHRAKRDKRRGGSVLEAIPGLGPKRRRDLLTHFGGIQGVLKASENDLKLVPGLGDVMARTIYKVLHE
- a CDS encoding NAD(P)H-dependent oxidoreductase, with translation MNILIVHAHPEPQSFTHALKNTAVEELQRLGHQVEISDLYEMGFNPVASREDFTAHGNSDYLNYALEQRHACKNHALTQDIQTEVEKVQRADLVILNFPMYWMSVPAILKGWIDRVFVSGIFYGGKRFYNHGGMLGKKAMLCFTLGGRDHMFGDGAIHGSMDHILTPVQRGTLAYVGFEVLPPFIAYHVPYISEDARKQMIMDYQQHLQQLEQLEPLVFPELEQFDERLYPL
- a CDS encoding ABC transporter ATP-binding protein, with protein sequence MNLWQLFQKIRPFVRPYRGLVILTLTLTLIGSLLAQVNALTLKYAVDSINSLLQQGQGLTQGWHIIITITVVLLAKEILNTVINFSQSLLGGKLRLMVSQSLAQNMIEKFIRYRLSFFEQEDHQSGKLQTRIDRGISHLTRLIQIFFIDILPLFTSAIIALGLMYFANVWVGLIATIIVPIYFWITFKESQKLLTKRRAIRDVFEKKNQGIHTIINSITVIKSFNREADESARQLALQKSLTQNQLSAQKTGFFYDGIKTFLEQAGVVFVIILTAYFVLDGQMSIGMIMYHVLLFNNVSAPIRSLHRIYDEVNNAMIYAEGYFKILEADDEIEVSGALKPPVHGHFELKNVCFSYPNGHQALHNINMSIQPNKITALVGLSGAGKSTLISMLDKFYTPSSGSISMDGVDLQQIDTAYLREHIGLVLQKNHIFQGSVFENIRYGKTDASIEDVMTAAKKASIHEQIMKLPQTYEADALMLSGGQQQRIALARMFLKNPPVIFLDEPTASLDAIAAEQIKQSLDEIKQGRTVIIVSHSLSQIIDADYTYVMQDGHIAEHGEHQQLYHQDGAYKEIFDAMAKSLNIDKIARTFGEEAEEETHS
- a CDS encoding IclR family transcriptional regulator, whose translation is MALSSFGKILTVLDLFSVSRPIINVDTISEELGLSKPTSYRYLKELVSADILQRLSGTSGDYTLGPKIAVMDYISRTTDPLVQISIPFMQEISEKTELCCLLTHLNTDYCIDIHHEVFKDVSLLSYGRGCPRPVFMGSSPKVIMAHLPKQKIHDYYQRFATELKNVGFAQDEDAFVQHMKKIKKQGYYLSRGELDPNVSGLSVPVKFSSKEAPLALTVLASKNRFEFINTDKLIEILKDNAAQIEKRFISLSETHQLPGHTYSISKSDNEQ
- a CDS encoding alpha-ketoglutarate-dependent dioxygenase AlkB family protein, whose translation is MNLELFTPEAQENLLPCDGQVQDYGLILDAQQSQQYLNFFLQQLAWQQDEVYLHGQYYRTERKVVWYGDEHYQYHYSGMAKQAHVWNPGLYRLKQHIEKLTGHVYNSCLANLYENGTQGVGWHSDDEPSLVSPDNHEVVIASFSLGATRKFRFQHKWKAEKVDMQLQSGQLIVMRGQTQRYWKHCLAKSTRVTEPRVNLTFRCFHSQI
- a CDS encoding thioesterase family protein translates to MSLSQVFKALEQNEWIDIPKGWLQGRTIYGGLVASMMMHKAVVTIADPGKRLLSTSVTFVGPVQESQARVTAEILRQGKSVTTIEVRLWQDDAVQSILIASFGAQRESAIQVHQERAAPDYAAPETLSMLPRHAAMPQCYEQFDVGWAEGRFPCTGSEKPDFGGWFRFNPEKHENRVFTEADLLALMDIWPPGVLPMFKTLSPASSLTWHVTCVHPVQHQLLDWFKYKVFTDFASDGYATEYAHLWDAENRLIAISRQTVTVFA
- the pgsA gene encoding CDP-diacylglycerol--glycerol-3-phosphate 3-phosphatidyltransferase, with the translated sequence MTTGQILNIPNILTLARIVLIPVFLLVAYWPPAIGIHGHDGSMSRHIILTAIFVVAAVTDWFDGYLARTLNQTSAFGRFLDPVADKLMVAAALIVLVQWQPSISMAFAAIVIISREITVSALREWMAELGARTNVAVSTVGKYKTAFQMIAITVFLLNWKPLEMLAYGLLYTAVILTLWSMFIYLKAAWPYLKQP